The Streptomyces collinus DNA segment TGGCCGACGTGCCCGTGCAGGCGTCCTGCTTCTGCCGTCTGGAGGTCGCGGAGCCCGCCGGCGGGTGCTGCCAGTGACCCCCGCGGTCAGGGCCGGTCCAGGCGCGCGAGCTCCAGCGCCCGGGTCATCGCGGGCCGGTCCCGCGGTCGGCCGGCCGGGTCGCCGGTGAGGGACATCAGGAGCTCCGGGGTCAGCCGGTGGTCCTCGGCGTTCGCCAGCAGGGCCTGCGCGTCGCGGGCCGACGTGGCGCCGTGGTCCTCGTCGGCGATCGTGCGCAGCACATCGTCGCGGTCGGTGAAGCGGCTCATACCGCAGTCGAGGCCGTCGTCGCCCAGGGTGCCGGGGTACGCGGCACGGGCCCAGGACCCGTTCTCGTACCAGTAGACACAGCCCAGTTCATTGCCGCTCAGGTAGTCCGCCAGCTCATCGTGGGGGAGCCATGCGGGGGCGCCGGCGAGCATGTCGACCGGCGGCTGGTGCCACTTGCATCCGCTCGACTCGTCCTCGCCGTAGAGCACGTACCGCCCCGCGCCCCGCGGTGCGAGCCCCCACCACGTGCAACCGGCATCGTCCAGACGGAGCCCCGTGTCGTCCACCCAGGTCCCCGTACGGTGATACGCCTCCTCGTCCGCCGAGGTGGCCTCCAGTACGGCGATGAGCGCCCAGCGCGCCCACAGCACCTCCGGCGGCGGCAGATCCCCGGGCAGCCCCGGCCGGTTGATGGTCATGTACTGTCCCCGCTCGTCGCACCGGTCATGATCACGCCCAGGCTTTCACGAGGTGAACGGTCCACGGTCAACGGCCGGTTGGCCGTCCTGGCTCGGCGCGCAGCAGGACGATTCCGTACCCGACGAGCCACACCACCCACATCAGCCATCCGGCGAGCCCGAGAAGTCCGAGCGGGCCGAGGCGGTCGATGACCCATGGCGTCAGCACGGCCGAGCCGAACATCAAGGCGGCCGACACCAGACCCCACGCGCTGTGCCAGGGGTGGACCAGCCCGGTACGCAGCCCACCCAGGGACAGACCGACCAGGGCCAGCGCGAGGAAGGTGCCGTTGAGGGTGAACAGGGCGTCGTGGAGTGCCCACAGGCCCAGGTCCGCGCCGACGCCGTCCGCCGCCGTGGACGCGAGGGCCAGCCGTAGGGCGATGACGCCGGCGAAAGCCGCGTTCTGCGACAGGAGCCCGGCGAAGCCGACCAGCGCCCACGCCGAGCCGCGCTCCCCCTCGGCTTGCCACAGCACCCGGACCGCTCCGGCACCGAACACCGTGGCCAGGACCCAGGCCGCGGGCGTGAGCGCGGAACCGATGCCGACCAGGTCGTGGTGGGCCCGGAAGAACCCGTCCACCTCCTCGATGCCGGCACCGGTGCGCGGCAGGCCGGCAGGGACCAGGACCACGTTCCCGGCGACGATCAGGAGGGCGAACCCCAGCGCGGCCAAGCCGCTGACACGGGTGAAACTCATGGCGGCCGGGGCGCTCCCCGGCAGTGTACGTAACATGTATTGATTATAAGGTCCGTAAATCCAAAGTGTGGAAGGGGCAGAAGCCATGAGCGAGGAGCCGGGGCGACGGCGGTACGACTCGCTGCGCCGGACGGCACAGGCGCAGCAGACCCGTGCCGACGTCGCCCGCGCCGCGTTGCACCTGTTCGTCTCCCGGGGATGGGCGGCGACCACGATCCGGGACGTGGCGCGCGAGGCGGGGGTGTCCGTGCCGACCGTCTACGCCGCGTACGGCAACAAGTCGGGCCTGACCCGGGCGTTGGCCGACGCGGCCGACCTCTCGGCCGATGTGCCCCGGCTCGTCGCGGCGCTGGAGTCACCCACCGCGGACCCCGCAGGCCAACTCGCCGCCATGGCCGGCTACGACCGGCGCCTGTACGAGCGCGCCGGCGACGTCATCACCCTCGTACGGGAAGCGGGCCGCTCCGAGCCGGAGCTCGCCACGCTGTACGAGGACAGCCGCCGGCGCGGCGACCTGACCCGGGTTCAGGTCTTCTCCTCCTGGCCGCCGGGTGTCCTGCGAACCGGACTGGACGTGCCGTCGGCGGTCGACGTCTACGCGGCGCTGTGCAACATCGACGTGTACGCCGTACTGACCGGCGAACGTGGATGGTCGCCCGACCAGGTGGAACAGTGGTGGTGCGGGGTGCTGGTGCGCGAACTGCTCCACTGACCGCCGCCGACGGACCTCGGGGCTGTGACACGTTTGGGCTGCCGCTCCTCCGGTCACTCGTGCGGTGACCCGTAGTCGGACACGACATGGAGTGAGCGAACCGTGGCTGGAGATCAGAAGGGCAAGGCGAAGGCCGAGCAGGCCAAGGGCAAGGCCAAGGAGACGATCGGCCGCGCGGTGGGCAACGAGCGGCTGGAGGCCGAAGGCCGGGCCGAGCAGTCGAAGGGTGACGCCCGGCAGGCCAAGGAGAAGACGAAGGACGTCTTCAAGCACTGAGTCGCTCGCACGAGAACCGAAGTCATGTGGCGGTGCCGCGCCCCGTGGGGGACGCGGCACCGCCATGTTCCGGGCTGCACGATTCTGGAGTGGCCCGTCACGCCGCAGAGGCCGCTTCCAGGGGGAAATGGCAGGCGGCTCCGTGGAGCGGCGCACCGGGCGGTGGTGTGGGCGCGGTCTCGGCGCACAGGTCCCGCACGCGCGGGCACCGGGTCCGGAATCGGCACCCGGAAGGCGGGTCGGCCGGTGACGGGAGCTCACCGGTGAGCAGGATGCGCTGCCTTCGGCGCCCTCCGGCCACGGGGGAGGGTGCGGCGGACAGCAGCGCCTCGGTGTACGGGTGGAGCGGACGCTCGTAGACCTCCTCCGTGGGGCCCGACTCCACCATCTTGCCGAGGTACATCACGGCGACCCGGTCGGCCAGGTGCCGCACCACGGACAGGTCGTGCGGGATGAACACGTACGACAGGCCCAGCTCGTCCCGCAGGTCGCACAGGAGGTTGAGCACCTGTGCCTGCACCGACAGGTCCAGCGCGGAGACGGGCTCGTCGCAGACGATCACCTCGGGCTCCAGTGCCAGGGCCCGGGCGATCCCGATCCGCTGCCGCTGCCCTCCGGAGAACTCGTGCGGAAGGCGACGCGCGTCCGAGGCACGCAGGCCGACCATCTCCAGCAGCTCCCTCACGCGCGCCGCACGCCGCGACGCGGCCACGAGGGACCGGTGGGTCAGCCAGGGCTCGCCGATGAGTTCCGCGGCGGTGAGGCGGGGGTTGAGCGAACCGAACGGATCCTGGAAGACCATCTGCACCTTGCGCCGTGATGTTGGCCCGCGTCACCCTGCCGGTCGCCGTCAGCGAGGCGTCACAGGGTTCGAGGGTGGGCGGTTCCTCGGGAAGGACGATGCGCAGGGTGCCCGGGCCGCCGCCGACGGGGTCGGCACCCGCCACCGAACAGCCGGAGGCGGCGAGCAGGACGACGAGGGACGTGACGTTCGGACGACTGCGGGACAAGCCTGGGCCGGACACGGTTCCTCCGCGTTCACTCGCGTGCACAACAGAGAACGCTGTTTAGATATGTGGACGATCATTATGGAGGCGCCCGGCCGGAACGCGTCAAGGGGTGCGCGCCGGTTCTCAACTCGCCCCACCTCTTGACGTGTTGATTGCCGTCCTAAAACATTCGGGAAACTCGATTGATTCTGCGCGGTTCTGTTCGCTCCCGAAGGGAATCCATGTCCAGCAGACATCGCCTCGCCCGGACGGCACTGGCGATCACCATCCCCCTGGCGCTCGGTGCGGGCCTCATGGCCGTGCCGCCCGCCGCCGCTGCCGCCGATCCGCCCGCGAGTTCCGTCACGGTAGGTATCGACCCGTCCTACCGGCAGCAGGAGTTCGAAGGGTGGGGGACGAGCCTCGTCTGGTTCGCCAACATCACCGGCCGCTACCCCGAACCGATCCGGCAGAAGCTCGCCGACATGCTGTTCGGCGAGGACGGACTCCGCCTGAACATCGCGCGCTACAACATCGGCGGCGGCAACGCCCCCGACGTCCGCAAGGACTACATGAAGACCGGCGCGACGATGGACGGCTTCTGGAAGGCGCCCGAGGGCACCACCAGGGACGACACCGACTGGTGGAACCCCGACGACCCGGGGCACTGGGACTGGTCCGCCGACCCGGGCCAGCGCTGGTGGGTGGACCGCGTCAAGAGCAAGGTGACCCGCTGGGAGGCGTTCAGCAACTCACCGCCCTGGTTCCAGACCGTCAGCGGCTACGTCTCGGGCGGCTTCGACGCGAACACCGACCAGATACGCGCGGACCGCGTCGACGACTTCGCCACCTATCTGGTCAAGGTCACCGATCAGCTGGAGAAGAAGCACCGCATCGAGTTCGACACCATCGCCCCGCTCAACGAGCCCAACACCAACTACTGGGGTACCCAGATCGGTCCCGACGGGCAGCCCACCGGTGGCCGCCAGGAGGGCGCGCACGCCGGCCCCGAACTCCAGCAGAAGGTCGTGCTGGCCCTGCAACGCGCACTGGGGAAGGCGAGAACCCGCGCCACGATCTCCGCGATGGACGAGACCAACCCCAGCACCTTCGTCCGCAACTGGAACGCCTACGACAGCACCGCCCGGGCCGCCGTCGACCAGCTCAACGTGCACACCTACGGCACCGGCATGCGCACCAGCGCCCGCGACAGCGCCAAGGCCGCGGACAAGCCGTTCTGGATGAGCGAGGTCGAGGGCACCTGGGGGACCGGCACCGACTTCACCGGCATGGAACCGGGACTCGGCATCGCCACCCGGGTCGTCGAGGACATGCGTGAACTGGAGCCGTCGGCCTGGGTGTTGTGGCAGCCGATCGAGGACTCCATCCCGCAGGCGCAGGCCGGCAAGAACTGGGGCAGCATCCACATCCCGTTCAACTGCACGGCCAAGGACACCCTGGAGACCTGCCCGGTCAAGGCCAACACCAAGTTCGACACCCTGCGCAACTTCACCCACCACATCCGCCCCGGCGACCACTTCGTCAAGTCCGACGACCCCTCCAGCGTCGCCGCCGTGCGCAAGTCCGGCCGTGGAGCGACGGTGGTGCACGTCAACAACGGCACGACCCCGCGCGCGGTGACGGTGGACCTCTCGAAGTTCCGGCGGGTCGCTCCCGGCGCCACTGTGACCCCCATCGTGACCAGCGCCGACGGCGCACTCGTCCGCGGCACTCCCGTCAGGGTGAAGAACGACTCGGCCACCGTGACCGTCCCGGCCAAGTCGGTCACCACCCTCCTCGTCGACGGCGTGTCCGGCACCGCCGCCGACGCCGGGCTCGTCCAGCCCGGCCATGTCTACCGCCTCCAGGGCACCCAGAGCGGCAAGTCCCTCACACCGTCCGCCGACGGCGACGGCGTCGTCGTCCGTACGGCCGACCCCGCCGCCGGGTCCCAGCTGTGGAGGGTGAAGCAGCTGACCCGCGGCGACGGCAACCGTGAACGCTACGCCCTCGTCAACGCCGCGAACGGCAGGCGTCTGGCCGTACGCGACGACGAGGCCGTACTCGAAGACGGGGCCACACCGGCCGCCCAGTGGATCATGTCCACCACCGGCGACGGCACCTGGACCTTCGTCAACGCCGTGACGGGCCGCCTCCTCGACGTCGTCGGGCAGTCGACCGCGGACGGCGCCCGCGTCTCGGCGCACCTCCCGACCTCGGGTGCGAACCAGCGCTGGGGAGTGACCGACGAGACGGTGCTCCGTACGGAGCCGGCGAAGGCGTTCACCGTGCCCGGGCGCGCTCCCGTACTGCCCGAAACCGTGACACCCGTCTTCCGTGACGGCGCCCGGGGCGCGCTCCCCGTGCAGTGGACGCCGCCCTCCGACGCACGCTGGCGCAAGCCCGGGACGGTACGCGTCAAGGGCCGGGCCACCGACGCCCTCGGCCGGACCGTCCCGGCCGAAGCGGTGGTCACCGTGGACACCATCGCCGCCACCCTCCCGGCCCGCGCCAAGGCCTACACCGGCGGACGGCCCTCGCTGCCCGCCACGGTGACCGGCGTGGGACGGCACGGCGGCACCGCCGAACTCCCGGTCACCTGGGAGCCCGCACCCGAAGGCGCCTTCGACGACACCGGCGTGGTGACCCTGCGCGGCACGGCCCGGGTCCCGGGCGCGGACACGGCCGCGGCGACCGTACGCGTCCAGGTCACCGCACCCCGGGAGACCGACGCCGGGCGCGAGGAGGGCGTGACGGTGGGCGCCACCTACACCGAGAGCGGCTACTCCGCCGAGGGCCTGCGCAACGGCACCACGTCCGAGAAGGCCTGGTCGAACTGGAAGTCCGGCACGAAGAACCCCTCCGACACCATCACCTTCACGCTGCCGGAAGCCCGCGATGTGAGCCGGGTCGTGACCCACTTCCACCGTGACGGCACCAACGTCAGCTTCGCGGAGTCCCTCAAGGTGCAGGTGCGGGGCTCCGACGGCACCTGGTCCGACGCGAGCGACCAGGTCGCCGTCGGCACCGAGGGGACGCCCGTGGCCGACGTGCCGGTGCGCGCGGCCGGACCGGCGACGGGCGTGCGCGTGGTGATGACGGCCCGTCCGGGCGGCTACATCACCCTCGGGGAGATCGAGGTCCTCGCCAAGGCGCCGGGCGCTTCCGCCGACGCCGCGGCCGCGTCGATCGCGGTGGACGGCAAGCCCCTGAGCGGCTTCGATCCGGACCGGACGAGCTACCGGGTGGTGGTCGACCGCCCGGACCGCGCCGGGATCACCGCCACACCGCGTGACCCCTACGCGAAGGTGACGGTCCGCAAAGACACGGCCGGGGGCAGGACGGTCCACACCGTCTCCGTGACCGGTGAGGACGGCTCACGGACACGGGAGTACCGGATCGAGCTGACCCGCCGCTGAACACACGGAGAGCGCGGGGCCCGCACGCCCCGCGCTCTCCGTCTTCCGGGGTCAGACCGCCGGGGCCGGGTACGTCGGGTACTCCACGCCGGACACGTGCTGCACGACACGGATGACCTGGCAGGAGTAGCCGAACTCGTTGTCGTACCACAGGTAGAGGATCGCGTTGTCGCCGTCGACCTTGGTGGCGCCGGCGTCGACGATCGAGGCGTGGCGCGAGCCGATGAAGTCGCTGGAGACCGCGTCGGGGGCCGTGGTGAAGTCGATCTGACGCTTGAGCGGCGAGGTCAGGGAGACGTCGCGGAGGTGGTCGAGGACCTCCTCGCGGGTGGTCTCCCGGCCGAGCCGCAGGCTGAGGATCGCGATCGAGACGTCCGGCACCGGGACGCGGATCGAGCTGCCGGTGATGGGCGCCTTGAGGTCGGGCAGCGCCTTGGCGACGGCGGAGGCGGCACCGGTCTCGGTGATGACCATGTTGAGCGGCGCGGACCGGCCGCGGCGGTCGGCCTTGTGGTAGTTGTCCAGCAGGTTCTGGTCGTTGGTGAACGAGTGAACCGTCTCGACGTGGCCGCGCAGGACCCCGAACTCGTCGTCCATCGCCTTCAGCGGCGGCACGATCGCGTTCGTGGTGCAGGACGCGCAGGACAGGATCTGCTCGTCCGGCTTGATGGTGTCGTGATTGACGCCGTGCACGATGTTGGGGACGTCACCCTTGCCGGGCGCGGTCAGTACGACCTTGTCGATACCGGGGCGCAGGTGCTCGGACAGGCCCGCGCGGTCGCGCCACTTGCCGGTGTTGTCGATGAGGATGGCGTCCTTGATGCCGTACGCCGTGTAGTCGATCTCGGACGGGTCGTTCGCGTAGATCACCTTGATCGCGTTGCCGTTGGCGACGATCGTGCTGTTCGCCTCGTCGACGGTGATCGTGCCCTGGAACTGACCGTGGATCGAGTCGCGGCGCAGCAGCGAGGCACGCTTGACGATGTCCTGCTCGCCGCCCCCGCGCACCACGATGGCCCGCAGCCGCAGACCGTTGCCCGAGCCGGACTTCTCGATGAGCAGCCGGGCGACGAGCCGGCCGATGCGGCCGAAGCCGTAGAGGACGACGTCCCGGCCCTCACGGCGCTCGATCTTGTCGGCGCCCGTGGCACCGGCGACGGCCTCGGCGGTGAACTCCGCGACCGACAGACCGCGGTCGTCCTCGCGGTACGTCGCGGCGAGCATGCCGATGTCGATCTGGGACGGCCCGAGGTCGAGCTGGGCGAGAGTCTGCAGGAACGGGAGGGTCTCGGTGACCGAGAGCTCCGCGCCGGCGATCTGCCGGGCGAACCGGTGGGTCTTGAGGATGCTGACCACCGACTTGTTCACCAGGGAGCGGCTGTGCAGCAGGACCGTCACGTCCCGCTCCCGGTGCAGCTTCCCGATGATCGGGATCATCGACTCCGCGATCTCCTCGCGGTTCTTCCAGTTGGTGAACGAGTCGTCGTTGAGAGTCACGAGTCCATCTTTCGAGCTAGGCGGCGCTCATATGTTAAACCGTCGATTTCCGGGTCATGAACGGGGGCCTCCGATGCGTTCGGCGGCCGCTCCGCGCGCCCCTCGGAGCAGGTCCTGAGACGATCGAAAGAGGGTCTTCCATGCGAAAGGGGTGCACATGGACTACGACTCCGTGGCCGACGAGCTGTACGCCCTGCGCCCGGAGGAGTTCACCGCCGCCCGCGCCTCCGCCATGGCCTCCGCCCGCACCGCCGGCGACCGGGAACTCGCCGCACGGATCGGGGCGTTGCGCAAGCCCAGCCTCGCCGCCTGGGTCAGCAACCTGCTGGTCCGCAGCAGCCCCGGCGAGGTCGAGCCCCTGCTGCGCCTGGGGGAGGGGCTGCGGCAGGCCCATCAGGACCTGGACGGCGCGCAGCTGCGTGAGCTGAGCCGCCGGCAGCACGCGCTCATCCGGGCCCTGTCCCTGCAGGCCCGGCAGCTCGCGAAAGAGGCCGGCCATCCGATCGGCGAGGGCGTGCAGCGCGAGGTCGAGAACACCCTGCACGCCGTCCTGGCCGACCCCGAGGCCGCTCGCGCCTGGGCGGGCGCCCGCCTGACCAAGCCGCTGGACGCGGCCGTCGGCTTTCCCGCCGTGGCCGAGGGCGCCCGGCCGCAGCGCCCCGCGCCCGCCCCCGCCCCCTCCCGCCCGGGCAGGAAGGCGAGCGAGCAGCAGCGACGCCGGCTGGATCGGGCCCGGAAGGAGGCCGAAGCCACCGAGCGGGAACTGCGGGGGCTGCGGGACGAGGCGGCGGCGGCAGATCGGGCGGCGGGGGAGGCGAAGCGGCAGGTGGACGCCCTCCAGCGGCAGGTGGAGGAGCTCACCGGCGAGCTGGAACGGGTCAGGAGCGAACACCAGCAGGCCCGCTTCGCCGAACGGACGGCCCGGGAACGGGCACGCACGGCCGGCCGCCGGGTCCGTGAGGCCGGCCGCAAGGCCGCGACGGCCGCTGATCGGCTCGAACGCCTCACCTCATCGGACGCCTGATCGACGGACCGGCGCGGCGGTGCGTGCCGCCCAACGCCTGCCGGGGCGTCATCATGTGGCTGTGACTCAACTCACACCCCTCAAGTAAGCCGTCCCACACGGCTCCACACGCACGACACCAAAATTGAACCGTTCGTTTTCTTGAACCAGTCGTGTTTGTGTGGCTAGGTTGTCCGCATGACCGCATCCGGGAACCCGACCACCGCCGAGGAGCTGCGCGGTGCCGGCCTGAGGGTGACGGCCGCCCGCGTCGCGCTGCTCGAAGCCGTACGGGACGGTGACCACCTCGGTGCCGAGGCCATCGCCTCCGAGGTGCGCGGCCGCGTGGGCCACATCTCCGTCCAAGCCGTCTACGAGGGGTTGCACGCCCTCACCGCGGCGGGGCTGATACGCCGCCTCGACCCACCCGGGAGCCCGGCGCTCTACGAGGGGCGGGTCGGTGACAACCACCACCACCTCGTGTGCCGGTCGTGCGGATCCGTCGCCGACGTCGACTGCGCGGTGGGCCATGCCCCCTGCCTGACCGCGTCCGACGACCGCGGCTTCGCCGTCGACGAGGCCGAGGTCATCTACTGGGGCCTGTGCCCCGCCTGCTCCACCGCTCGCAGTTCCTGAGCACGTGATCCACCCGAGCACCGTGATCCACCCGAGCACCGTGATCCACCCCGTCCGGAAGGATTTCCATGACTGAGAACCACGACGCGATCGTCACCGACTCCAAGTCGGAGGAGACGGGAGGCGGTTGCCCCGTGGCGCACGGCCGCGCCCTGCACCCCACCCAGGGAGGCGGCAACCGCCAGTGGTGGCCCGAGCGGCTCAACCTGAAGATCCTCGCCAAGAACCCCGAGGTGGCCAACCCCCTCGGTGAGGACTTCGACTACGCCGAGGCGTTCCAGGCCCTCGACCTCGCCGCCGTCAAACGCGACATCGCCGAGGTGCTCACCAGCTCGCAAGACTGGT contains these protein-coding regions:
- a CDS encoding 2-oxoglutarate/malate transporter, which translates into the protein MLRTLPGSAPAAMSFTRVSGLAALGFALLIVAGNVVLVPAGLPRTGAGIEEVDGFFRAHHDLVGIGSALTPAAWVLATVFGAGAVRVLWQAEGERGSAWALVGFAGLLSQNAAFAGVIALRLALASTAADGVGADLGLWALHDALFTLNGTFLALALVGLSLGGLRTGLVHPWHSAWGLVSAALMFGSAVLTPWVIDRLGPLGLLGLAGWLMWVVWLVGYGIVLLRAEPGRPTGR
- a CDS encoding TetR/AcrR family transcriptional regulator — translated: MSEEPGRRRYDSLRRTAQAQQTRADVARAALHLFVSRGWAATTIRDVAREAGVSVPTVYAAYGNKSGLTRALADAADLSADVPRLVAALESPTADPAGQLAAMAGYDRRLYERAGDVITLVREAGRSEPELATLYEDSRRRGDLTRVQVFSSWPPGVLRTGLDVPSAVDVYAALCNIDVYAVLTGERGWSPDQVEQWWCGVLVRELLH
- a CDS encoding CsbD family protein, coding for MAGDQKGKAKAEQAKGKAKETIGRAVGNERLEAEGRAEQSKGDARQAKEKTKDVFKH
- a CDS encoding RICIN domain-containing protein, encoding MSSRHRLARTALAITIPLALGAGLMAVPPAAAAADPPASSVTVGIDPSYRQQEFEGWGTSLVWFANITGRYPEPIRQKLADMLFGEDGLRLNIARYNIGGGNAPDVRKDYMKTGATMDGFWKAPEGTTRDDTDWWNPDDPGHWDWSADPGQRWWVDRVKSKVTRWEAFSNSPPWFQTVSGYVSGGFDANTDQIRADRVDDFATYLVKVTDQLEKKHRIEFDTIAPLNEPNTNYWGTQIGPDGQPTGGRQEGAHAGPELQQKVVLALQRALGKARTRATISAMDETNPSTFVRNWNAYDSTARAAVDQLNVHTYGTGMRTSARDSAKAADKPFWMSEVEGTWGTGTDFTGMEPGLGIATRVVEDMRELEPSAWVLWQPIEDSIPQAQAGKNWGSIHIPFNCTAKDTLETCPVKANTKFDTLRNFTHHIRPGDHFVKSDDPSSVAAVRKSGRGATVVHVNNGTTPRAVTVDLSKFRRVAPGATVTPIVTSADGALVRGTPVRVKNDSATVTVPAKSVTTLLVDGVSGTAADAGLVQPGHVYRLQGTQSGKSLTPSADGDGVVVRTADPAAGSQLWRVKQLTRGDGNRERYALVNAANGRRLAVRDDEAVLEDGATPAAQWIMSTTGDGTWTFVNAVTGRLLDVVGQSTADGARVSAHLPTSGANQRWGVTDETVLRTEPAKAFTVPGRAPVLPETVTPVFRDGARGALPVQWTPPSDARWRKPGTVRVKGRATDALGRTVPAEAVVTVDTIAATLPARAKAYTGGRPSLPATVTGVGRHGGTAELPVTWEPAPEGAFDDTGVVTLRGTARVPGADTAAATVRVQVTAPRETDAGREEGVTVGATYTESGYSAEGLRNGTTSEKAWSNWKSGTKNPSDTITFTLPEARDVSRVVTHFHRDGTNVSFAESLKVQVRGSDGTWSDASDQVAVGTEGTPVADVPVRAAGPATGVRVVMTARPGGYITLGEIEVLAKAPGASADAAAASIAVDGKPLSGFDPDRTSYRVVVDRPDRAGITATPRDPYAKVTVRKDTAGGRTVHTVSVTGEDGSRTREYRIELTRR
- a CDS encoding glyceraldehyde-3-phosphate dehydrogenase, with product MTLNDDSFTNWKNREEIAESMIPIIGKLHRERDVTVLLHSRSLVNKSVVSILKTHRFARQIAGAELSVTETLPFLQTLAQLDLGPSQIDIGMLAATYREDDRGLSVAEFTAEAVAGATGADKIERREGRDVVLYGFGRIGRLVARLLIEKSGSGNGLRLRAIVVRGGGEQDIVKRASLLRRDSIHGQFQGTITVDEANSTIVANGNAIKVIYANDPSEIDYTAYGIKDAILIDNTGKWRDRAGLSEHLRPGIDKVVLTAPGKGDVPNIVHGVNHDTIKPDEQILSCASCTTNAIVPPLKAMDDEFGVLRGHVETVHSFTNDQNLLDNYHKADRRGRSAPLNMVITETGAASAVAKALPDLKAPITGSSIRVPVPDVSIAILSLRLGRETTREEVLDHLRDVSLTSPLKRQIDFTTAPDAVSSDFIGSRHASIVDAGATKVDGDNAILYLWYDNEFGYSCQVIRVVQHVSGVEYPTYPAPAV
- a CDS encoding Fur family transcriptional regulator → MTASGNPTTAEELRGAGLRVTAARVALLEAVRDGDHLGAEAIASEVRGRVGHISVQAVYEGLHALTAAGLIRRLDPPGSPALYEGRVGDNHHHLVCRSCGSVADVDCAVGHAPCLTASDDRGFAVDEAEVIYWGLCPACSTARSS